In the genome of Terriglobales bacterium, the window CCGCCGCCTTCTCCAGCCCCACCGCCTCCGCCCGCACGTCCGCTCGCAGCCCGGCAGCCGCGAGTGCCGCCCGCACCGCCGCCTCGCCATAGCGCGATTTCAGATTGTTTGCCAACGTCTTCCGCTTCTGCCCGAAGGAGAACTTCAGGAACTCGATGAACCCATCCGCGGGCCCACCCGGATTCTGGGAAATCGGCGTCAGCCGCACCGCGGTTGAGTGCACCTTGGGCGGCGGCGAGAACGCTCCCGGAGGCAGCGTGAACAACTTCTCCACGCGCGCGTGCAATTGCGTCACCGCCGAGAGCAGGCCATAGTCGCGGCTGCCGGGCCGCGCTGCCATGCGCTCGGCCACCTCCCGCTGCACCAGCAGCACGATGAAGTCGATGCTCTCCCAGAAGCGGTACAGGCGCTCCAGGATGGGCGAGGTGATGTAGTAGGGCAGATTGCCGACCACGCGCGCCTTCCGCTCGCGGCCTATCAGCGCTGCCAGGTCGACCTGGAGCACGTCGCCTTCGACGATCTCAACGTTGCTCCGCGCGTCATACTTCATCCGCAACTGCGCGCTCAGGATACGGTCCAGCTCGACCGCGATCAGCCGCTGGGCGCGCCCCGCCAGCAAATCGGTCAGCGCGCCGCGCCCCGGTCCGATCTCGACCACCGTAGCCTGGCTCACGTCGCCCAGTGCTGCGACGATGCGCTCTGCCGCCCCGGGGTCGGTGAGCAGGTTCTGCCCCAGCCGCGGGCGCTTGCGGCTCGCTCTTCGATTGACCCTTGGCGCTTCCGACATTAGACTCAGGCTTCCTCTACCGCCCGTCCCGGGAGGTTCCGATGCACATCACCTTTGCGGCATCCGAGTGCGTTCCGTTCTCCAAGACCGGAGGCCTCGCCGACGTGGTGGGCGCGCTGCCCTCCGCCCTGGCCGCCCTCGGCCACCAGGTCACCGTCTTCCTGCCGCGCTACAAGCAGACCAAGCTCACCAAGTCGGAAACCGTCGTCCGCTCGCTCACCATCCCCTTTGACGACCAGTACCGCTTCTGCTCGGTGCTGGACGGTGGCTCGCTCTCCGGCGTGCGATTCTACTTCATCGAGTACCCACACTTCTTCGAGCGCGACACCCTCTACGGCACCCCCAGCGGCGATTTTCCCGACAACGCCGAGCGCTTCGCCCTCTACTCCCGCGCCGTACTCGAGGCCTCGAAGATCCTGGGCGTCCCCGACGTCTTCCACTGCCACGACTGGCAGTCCGCGCTCATTCCCATACTCCTGCGCTCCATGTATTCCGAGGACCCGGTCTTCCGCGGCGTCCCTTCGGTCTTCACCATCCACAACATGGGATACCAGGGCCTGTTCGCCCCGGACACCTTACCTCTGCTGCTGCTGCCCTGGGACCTGTTC includes:
- the rsmA gene encoding 16S rRNA (adenine(1518)-N(6)/adenine(1519)-N(6))-dimethyltransferase RsmA encodes the protein MSEAPRVNRRASRKRPRLGQNLLTDPGAAERIVAALGDVSQATVVEIGPGRGALTDLLAGRAQRLIAVELDRILSAQLRMKYDARSNVEIVEGDVLQVDLAALIGRERKARVVGNLPYYITSPILERLYRFWESIDFIVLLVQREVAERMAARPGSRDYGLLSAVTQLHARVEKLFTLPPGAFSPPPKVHSTAVRLTPISQNPGGPADGFIEFLKFSFGQKRKTLANNLKSRYGEAAVRAALAAAGLRADVRAEAVGLEKAAEVFRSLTA